The Castanea sativa cultivar Marrone di Chiusa Pesio chromosome 11, ASM4071231v1 genome contains a region encoding:
- the LOC142616624 gene encoding uncharacterized protein LOC142616624: MASIKRKLERQQGLVVPSVRRGGGLALLWKSSTRVDVQKYSPHHIDAIVTEEQGNKKWRFTGFYGNPETNKREESYRLLEKLSKSCDLPWVCMGDFNEIMHSGEKEGGSACPEGQMRIFYDTVNRCNLRDMGYNGPDFTWSSRLGSRGWVRERLDRAFVSTSWVSSFPRARLFHVATSASDHCMLVLKADSTKRRNFQ; encoded by the coding sequence ATGGCAAGTATCAAAAGGAAGTTAGAAAGGCAACAAGGTTTGGTGGTGCCGAGTGTTCGACGTGGGGGTGGTTTGGCGCTTCTATGGAAGAGTTCTACGAGAGTAGATGTCCAGAAATACTCTCCGCACCATATTGATGCCATTGTAACTGAAGAACAAGGGAATAAGAAGTGGAGGTTCACTGGTTTCTATGGCAATCCAGAGACAAACAAAAGAGAGGAGTCATATAGACTGTTGGAAAAACTGAGTAAGTCTTGTGACCTTCCATGGGTGTGCATGGGGGACTTTAATGAAATAATGCATTCCGGTGAAAAAGAAGGTGGAAGTGCATGTCCAGAAGGGCAGATGAGAATTTTCTATGACACGGTAAACCGGTGTAATTTGAGGGATATGGGTTATAATGGTCCAGATTTCACGTGGAGTAGCCGTTTGGGATCGCGAGGTTGGGTTCGGGAGAGGCTTGATAGAGCTTTTGTGTCTACTAGCTGGGTTTCAAGTTTTCCACGAGCGAGGCTTTTCCACGTGGCAACATCGGCATCAGACCATTGCATGCTAGTTCTCAAGGCAGACAGTACGAAACGACGAAACTTTCAGTGA